AGTTGACGAGGTATATCAAAAGATAGGGGCGGCATTTGAAGACAAGGTGATTCAGCCTGCAGTTCAGGAGGTTATCAAGGCAGTAACCGCCAAATATACGGCAGAGGAGTTGATAGCAAAGAGACACGAGGTCAAGTCTGCCATACGGACAGAACTGGCAGAAAGGCTCGCTGTTTTTAATATCAAGGTTGTTGAACTTTCTATTGCGGATTTTAATTTCAGCGAGGCATTTAATACTGCAATAGAGTCAAAGCAGATTGCAGAACAGCATGTTGCAAGGGCAAAAAATGACCTTGAAAGGATAAGGGTGGAAAACGAACAGAAGATCAGCCAGGCAAAGGCTGAGGCAGAAGGGTTAAAGATTCAGAGGCAGGAGATAACAGAGCAACTCCTTAAACTCAGAGAGATAGAAAACCAGAAAAAGGCTATAGAAAAATGGGATGGAAAACTGCCCAGTGTTACGGGCGGGGCAATGCCGTTTATACAGGTGAAATGATGAGGATGCGAGAAAGGCGAGACTGGCGAAAAAATCCTTTCCCGCATTACTTGATAATTTTATATTCACGCATTATTTGTGTTGATTTATAAGGTGATTTGGAATAAAGTATATGATAATAAGCAATAAGAAGGAAGTAACCGTAAAATAAAAGTCTATTTTTAGGAGGTAATGCAATGCTAAAAATTATCTTTGGTGTTTTGCTTGTGTTATCTATCGCATCTCCAATAAATGCAGGGAATATAGTCACAAAGAAGGTCTATGGACATGTTGTTGCTACAGACACGAATGCCAGCCCTAATACTATAGTGATTAAGGCAAAAAATCCAAAGGGATTGGACATTATTGTAGGTGCCTTTGTAGAAGATGATACAGTTATAACCATCGGTAAAAAACAGGCTGGTTTAAAGGATATTCTGGCAGGAGATAAGGTAAATATGGTATACGATAGGAATCTGCGGGTAAAGGCAAAATCAATAAAAGTGAAGAGATAGGAGGTGCTGAAAATGAGGGGACGACTTTCATTTATAACAAGCATTATCGCGATATTAGTCCTACTGTCATCTGTAGGATGTGCTAAAAAGTTTGTTGATTCAAGGATACTGCTGGATGACACTGTCAGGGCAAAACCTGTTGAAGCAGCAAAGAAACCAAAGCCAAAACCAGACACCGTTGAAATAAAGAAGCCTGAAAAGGTGCTTCCTCCTATTATTGAAGAAAGGATAAAAGAAGAAAAAATACCTGCTGCCAGAGTTGTAGAACCAGAGGTTGCAAAGCCAGAAGAGATTGTCAAAGGGATTCAGGATATATTTTTTGATTATGACAGGTTCTATGTCCGTGATGAGGCAGAACTAATCATGGAAAAAAATGCAGGATATTTGAAGGAGAACACATCTTTCAAAATAATAATAGAAGGATATTGTGATGAGAGGGGGACAGCAGAATACAATATTGCACTTGGTGAGAGCAGGGCGCAGGCAGCCAAAGAGTATCTGTTGAAGAGCGGTATAGCCCCAACCAGAATCTCTACCATAAGTTACGGTAAGGAGAGACCTTTCTGCACAGAGCATAATGAGGATTGCTGGCAGGCAAACAGAAGGGTGCATTTTGTTATAGAATAAAGTTTACGCTGAAATCATAAATAGGAGGCAAAGATGAAAGACAATAAAACCCGATGGCTTTATATTATTATCCTTTCCCTTTTTATCCTGACAGGCTGCACGGGTAAAGGGATACATATAGTGGATGTCCGTTATGATGCCTTAAGGCAGACACCTCCTGTTTTTAGCGGGGGGAAGGCTGTCCTCATACCCATTGAAGATGTAAGGAAAGAAACAGGTGTTGGGAAATGGGAAAAACTTTTTGGAGATATTGATACAGTTGTAACAGCAAAACCTGTATATGAATCTGTAAGTCTTGCCTTACTGGAGTATTTAAAGAAAAGTGGTTTAGATGTATCAATGACAAGCAGGGGTGTTACCTCTGAAGAGTTTAGGACTACCCCGCCTCATTTTGTTATAGGCGGGAGCATAGAGGAATTAAAGATAGATGCTGCATCTCTTACAGGCTGGACACAGGTAAAAAGCAGCGTCAGATTAAAGATACATATAACCAATGTTAAAGATGGGAGCAAATTTACTATTGTTATAAGGAGTGTTTCGGAGCCAAAGACAGTCGTATTGTTTGACCAAAAGGTTTTTGAAAAGACGCTGAATGATGCGCTGTCCGATGCTTTTGAGAGGATACAGGCAAGTGTGTCTCTTGAAGGCGAGGTCTTAAAACCAAAGACAAAATAAGAACAGATATGCACCCCAAAAATAGACTTTGATTTTTGGGGACCACCTAAACATTCCAAGAAATTGGGGACAGATTTGACCCCTGAATGAACCCGAAAAATGCAACTGCTTTTTTTGGGTGAAACCATCAGGGGCTGTCCCCAGCTCAGTATGCCCAGTCCGTAAACCAGAAAATGCTAGTAGCATTTTCTGGCAACCCTGCACATAAAGAAAAGAGACCATAGACAAGGTTGCTTGCAATGGCTGTAAAGTACAGACGAAAAAACTTTTCCATATTAAAACTTGTCAAGTTAGTATCAGGCAGATTATTTGAGCATGAGATAATTACATACTCTGCTGCACTTGCGTTTTATATGCTGCTTTCTATTATCCCTCTTACATTTATTGGTATGGCAGTTATTGGTGAGATTATAGGTGAAAACAGGGATGCTGCTATCCAGTGGCTAAAATGGACAACGGAAGTTCTCCCTTTTATTGCAGGAAGGATGGAGGAAAGTATCTATGGTTTGAT
Above is a window of Deltaproteobacteria bacterium DNA encoding:
- a CDS encoding prohibitin family protein; its protein translation is MVKGVGGGFGKLPIIAVGVILLLLLMGGGPWTIVGPGQRGVLVRLGAVQKGVFPEGLNFKMPFIDSVIKINVQVQKNVAKADAASKDLQIVSTTIATNYHLMPEAVDEVYQKIGAAFEDKVIQPAVQEVIKAVTAKYTAEELIAKRHEVKSAIRTELAERLAVFNIKVVELSIADFNFSEAFNTAIESKQIAEQHVARAKNDLERIRVENEQKISQAKAEAEGLKIQRQEITEQLLKLREIENQKKAIEKWDGKLPSVTGGAMPFIQVK
- the pal gene encoding peptidoglycan-associated lipoprotein Pal, which translates into the protein MRGRLSFITSIIAILVLLSSVGCAKKFVDSRILLDDTVRAKPVEAAKKPKPKPDTVEIKKPEKVLPPIIEERIKEEKIPAARVVEPEVAKPEEIVKGIQDIFFDYDRFYVRDEAELIMEKNAGYLKENTSFKIIIEGYCDERGTAEYNIALGESRAQAAKEYLLKSGIAPTRISTISYGKERPFCTEHNEDCWQANRRVHFVIE